The following are encoded together in the Desulfomicrobium apsheronum genome:
- a CDS encoding vWA domain-containing protein, which yields MSRYLASARRILSLGTVMCLTAFAGTGLAALADLEGTQGHAPADGLAALEGDVGHVGATPPDDGIVCQPGSPCLEAATQLPLRILPRPFSAMYRDAAASEDGIVLANVPAFRPLYVFDRQNLDLSQASDPRGWYQVGRSKTEPEGWMQARDVLEWRQALLVSYTHPGNPLEGRRPVLMFNDRAALEAVVDDMDMAGKAKGIYDAIDAKNIPDSVVSMEPQRFVDITRQFYVLPILQWSQTRIDGDDARLLQLAAAVPNSRGADTLKSPDYLEQAQVGRSAGGATMRDVKTDVVFVIDTSRSMQPFIDMTREAVAGMTRKFSAETADRFRFGLVVFRDSLAAAPQLEYVTRNLTPELVPGEQLVELLEKDGGATAVGSVDYAEEAFAGVDVALHSKWREGALRFVIFVGDASSHPKGHPQNTTGKDETDLRREYDDAQVHLFAIHLQDPRAAEDHPRALAQFSHLARVRGNPESSAIREVNAFEEQQYRDLAEHLTSRINAKLNETMGGSAGADTAGAADAVGAAPLEEFDKLWEAALIEYVGKEATPPKDIVAWTLDRDLINPADRALDVRVLVTREQLSSLAQSLDQVVQALMRAQVTQGQFFEALQSVSGQTMKRPDDIGGAATLAESGLLPAFIQSLPYKSDILSLTDDMFASMTAEQRSQLEWSVLAKLDQYRTINEQVDAWFRLNDTDPDQDLVYPLHLDYLP from the coding sequence ATGTCTCGTTATCTCGCGTCCGCACGGAGAATCCTCTCTCTGGGCACGGTTATGTGCCTGACAGCCTTTGCCGGAACAGGACTCGCGGCCCTCGCGGATCTCGAAGGGACCCAGGGGCATGCGCCGGCGGACGGTCTTGCCGCGCTGGAAGGAGATGTCGGACATGTCGGGGCCACCCCGCCTGATGACGGAATCGTCTGCCAGCCCGGCAGCCCATGCCTGGAAGCCGCCACCCAGTTGCCGCTGCGCATCCTGCCGCGTCCTTTTTCCGCCATGTACCGCGATGCGGCGGCGAGCGAAGACGGAATCGTCCTGGCCAATGTTCCCGCTTTTCGTCCCCTCTATGTGTTCGACCGCCAGAATCTCGACCTGAGCCAGGCCTCGGATCCGCGCGGGTGGTACCAGGTCGGCCGTTCCAAGACCGAGCCCGAGGGCTGGATGCAGGCCCGGGACGTGCTCGAATGGCGGCAGGCCCTGCTGGTTTCCTACACCCATCCCGGCAATCCTCTTGAAGGACGCAGGCCCGTACTCATGTTCAACGACCGCGCCGCGCTTGAAGCCGTGGTCGACGACATGGACATGGCCGGCAAGGCCAAGGGCATCTACGACGCCATAGACGCCAAAAACATCCCCGACAGCGTTGTCAGCATGGAACCGCAGCGTTTTGTGGACATCACCCGCCAATTCTATGTCCTGCCCATCCTGCAGTGGTCGCAGACCAGGATCGACGGCGACGACGCGCGCCTCCTGCAATTGGCCGCCGCCGTGCCGAACAGCCGCGGTGCCGACACCCTTAAAAGTCCCGACTATCTGGAACAGGCGCAGGTGGGCCGCTCGGCTGGCGGAGCCACCATGCGCGACGTGAAGACCGATGTCGTCTTCGTCATCGACACCAGCCGCAGCATGCAGCCCTTCATCGACATGACCCGCGAGGCCGTGGCCGGGATGACCAGAAAATTCAGCGCCGAGACCGCCGATCGCTTCCGTTTCGGCCTTGTGGTCTTCCGGGATTCCCTGGCGGCCGCTCCCCAGCTTGAATACGTGACCCGCAACCTGACGCCCGAACTGGTGCCCGGCGAGCAGCTGGTCGAACTGCTTGAAAAGGACGGTGGTGCAACGGCCGTGGGCAGCGTGGACTATGCCGAGGAAGCCTTTGCCGGAGTGGACGTGGCCCTGCATTCCAAATGGCGTGAAGGGGCTTTGCGCTTCGTCATTTTCGTCGGTGACGCCAGCTCCCATCCCAAAGGACACCCCCAGAACACCACCGGCAAGGACGAGACCGATCTGCGCCGCGAATACGACGACGCCCAGGTGCATCTTTTCGCCATTCACCTGCAGGATCCCCGCGCCGCCGAGGATCACCCCCGGGCCCTGGCCCAATTCTCCCACCTCGCCCGGGTGCGCGGTAACCCCGAGAGTTCCGCCATTAGGGAGGTCAACGCCTTCGAGGAGCAGCAGTACCGCGATCTGGCCGAACATCTGACAAGCCGCATCAACGCCAAGCTCAACGAAACCATGGGCGGTTCCGCCGGCGCCGATACCGCCGGGGCGGCCGACGCGGTCGGGGCGGCTCCGCTTGAGGAGTTCGACAAGCTCTGGGAGGCCGCGCTCATCGAGTACGTCGGCAAGGAGGCCACCCCGCCCAAGGATATCGTGGCCTGGACCCTGGACCGCGACCTGATCAACCCCGCCGACCGCGCCCTAGACGTGCGCGTCTTGGTCACACGCGAACAGCTGTCCTCCCTGGCCCAGTCCCTGGATCAGGTCGTGCAGGCGCTGATGCGCGCCCAGGTCACTCAGGGGCAGTTCTTCGAAGCCCTGCAGAGCGTATCCGGCCAGACCATGAAGCGCCCTGACGACATCGGCGGGGCCGCGACGCTGGCCGAGTCCGGGCTTTTGCCCGCATTCATCCAGAGTCTGCCCTACAAGAGCGACATCCTGTCCCTGACCGACGACATGTTCGCGAGCATGACGGCGGAGCAGCGCTCGCAGCTGGAGTGGAGCGTCCTGGCCAAACTCGATCAGTACCGCACCATCAACGAGCAGGTCGATGCATGGTTCCGTCTCAACGACACGGACCCGGACCAGGATCTGGTCTATCCGCTGCATCTGGACTACCTGCCCTAG
- a CDS encoding formylglycine-generating enzyme family protein — protein sequence MSNDGVRPGRRLLAVMFFLFFAAACVLSHAVSITAALAEAPPQTPFNPKPAEGDLILPMPGDAQMVFRKVPVPGSGFWGDQSRIIQIGDAAGGIFEGLQRTQISGSFPSGPDGTWELVMAKYELTRGQFVAVMGMDALLAASGDPEDQKLPTLKGRELRDALMMPLAYVGHGDVLEFIRRYNQWLFDPAHPERVEAMPRVDEAPGFMRLPTEDEWEYCARGGLVAIQAGTFDNGLPFPAAEANEFAWHLGNAKHQLRPVGLRKPAAGGFHDLFGNAQEMTSGLFRPEIWQGKPGGVAVRGGSVSTPPADLRSALRAELDVYAWNVDEKKVEERRSFNTGARLAIGANVVVTSAQRTRIEKEYEAYKADLRRTMPVGRTLDNLVSQASVQIGSADPIIERLIKENPGLREPLGAVQSTLEKARERLELAQRESARSLAQDAARNGVNLSVYLSRLARLTDTLALAKELAETSSRYQEQVAAVEKSMAELETALGEQMQGYKDKIGTLGEYEKAYIDFAFTELEAREMTKRERLVMKLLKGHAESFAEQRRADTDLWLEEFRKGFAEFSDS from the coding sequence GTGAGCAATGATGGCGTGAGGCCGGGCCGGCGACTTTTGGCCGTGATGTTTTTTCTCTTTTTCGCGGCGGCATGCGTGCTCAGTCACGCTGTCTCGATCACGGCGGCCCTGGCCGAAGCGCCGCCGCAGACTCCTTTCAACCCGAAACCGGCCGAAGGCGACCTGATCCTGCCCATGCCGGGCGACGCCCAGATGGTTTTTCGCAAGGTTCCTGTGCCGGGCAGCGGATTCTGGGGCGACCAGAGCCGCATCATCCAGATCGGCGACGCGGCCGGCGGAATCTTCGAGGGGCTGCAACGCACCCAGATCAGCGGCTCCTTTCCATCCGGCCCGGATGGAACCTGGGAGCTGGTCATGGCCAAATACGAACTGACCCGGGGCCAGTTTGTCGCGGTCATGGGCATGGACGCGCTCCTGGCCGCCAGCGGCGACCCGGAGGACCAGAAGCTGCCGACGCTGAAAGGCCGCGAGTTGCGCGACGCGCTCATGATGCCGCTGGCCTATGTCGGTCATGGGGATGTGCTTGAATTCATCCGTCGTTACAATCAGTGGCTGTTCGATCCCGCCCATCCCGAACGGGTCGAAGCCATGCCGCGTGTGGACGAGGCGCCCGGATTCATGCGCCTGCCCACCGAAGACGAATGGGAATACTGCGCCCGTGGCGGCCTCGTTGCCATCCAGGCCGGCACCTTCGACAACGGTCTGCCTTTTCCGGCAGCCGAGGCCAACGAGTTCGCGTGGCACCTTGGCAACGCCAAGCATCAATTGCGGCCGGTGGGGCTGCGTAAGCCCGCCGCGGGCGGCTTTCACGACCTCTTCGGCAATGCCCAGGAGATGACCTCGGGGCTGTTCCGGCCGGAAATCTGGCAGGGCAAGCCCGGCGGCGTGGCCGTGCGCGGCGGAAGTGTCTCGACCCCCCCCGCGGACCTGCGCAGCGCGCTGCGGGCCGAGCTCGACGTCTACGCCTGGAACGTGGACGAGAAGAAGGTCGAGGAGCGGCGATCCTTCAACACCGGGGCACGTCTGGCCATCGGAGCCAACGTGGTCGTGACCTCGGCCCAGCGCACCCGCATCGAGAAGGAATACGAGGCCTACAAGGCCGACCTGCGAAGGACCATGCCCGTGGGTCGCACCCTCGATAACCTTGTCAGTCAGGCCTCGGTTCAGATCGGGTCGGCGGACCCCATCATCGAGCGGCTGATCAAGGAGAATCCGGGTCTGCGCGAACCGCTTGGCGCGGTACAGTCCACCCTGGAGAAGGCCCGCGAGCGCCTGGAACTGGCCCAGCGTGAGAGCGCGCGCAGCCTGGCCCAGGATGCGGCCCGCAACGGGGTCAACCTGTCCGTGTATCTTTCCCGTCTGGCGCGGCTTACGGACACCCTGGCCCTGGCCAAGGAGCTGGCCGAAACATCGTCGCGCTACCAGGAACAGGTCGCGGCGGTGGAGAAATCCATGGCCGAACTGGAGACGGCGCTTGGAGAGCAGATGCAAGGCTACAAAGACAAGATCGGCACTTTGGGCGAGTACGAAAAAGCGTACATCGATTTTGCCTTCACGGAGCTTGAAGCCAGGGAGATGACCAAGCGTGAACGTCTGGTCATGAAGCTGCTCAAGGGACACGCCGAAAGTTTCGCTGAGCAGCGCCGAGCCGACACAGACCTGTGGCTGGAAGAGTTTCGTAAGGGTTTTGCAGAATTTTCAGATTCATAA
- a CDS encoding ABC transporter permease, with the protein MTSPRPLRLIPALAALHLRHEWILTLCLVIALAAVISPLLVLLGLKHGTIQTLRERLVEDPVFREIRPAQTREYKPEWFTDVASWPGIGFLTPTILPLSSVISMVREDAGKAELFDLIPTAPGDPLLLENGAIVPEDGAAVLTAEAARRLGVKAGEEVVARVTRSRGGRTENVEVRLKVAAVLDARAGSLARVYAPLSFVLDVEAYKEGYAAPARGWAGDTPEPFASFDGAVLVLPEPLFPIIRSGLVINTGFGRIADLTPEGARELLGFSPPPGLAIYNLLSPGTSLTASNLRAIEQKLRGYTRVLLPYVRDVVVKRGEEELRLVGLSLGEEEARLLGVPPTPWGGYAGRLPEGIPGVLWPAAQGVPAGETPSLRSQGVAELEFDLHVLGETALEHPVVPVELLGVLRTATQRAVAFDRGTGRFEMARGGYRGFRLYAQGIDDVPGLYHRLKGQGIEVIAEVEAIERIQVLDRGLTRLFWLIALLGLFGGTAVLVASLYAAVERRRRDLGVLRLLGFARRHVFFFPIAQGLMIAALGLAAGFGGYAALAATINHAFASELAPGEAFCVLPGPYVPVFCLTTLALAALASLAAAWRATCIDPAEVIREQ; encoded by the coding sequence ATGACCTCTCCCCGTCCTTTACGGCTCATCCCGGCTCTCGCCGCCCTGCATCTGCGGCACGAATGGATTCTGACCCTCTGCCTGGTCATCGCACTCGCAGCGGTGATCTCTCCCCTGCTTGTCCTGCTTGGCCTGAAACACGGCACCATCCAGACCCTGCGCGAACGCCTGGTCGAGGACCCGGTTTTCCGTGAGATCCGGCCTGCGCAAACCAGGGAATACAAGCCCGAGTGGTTCACGGATGTGGCCTCCTGGCCTGGCATCGGCTTTCTGACCCCGACCATCCTGCCTTTGTCCTCGGTCATCAGCATGGTGCGTGAGGACGCGGGCAAGGCCGAGCTTTTCGACCTCATCCCGACCGCGCCCGGCGATCCGCTGCTGCTTGAGAACGGTGCCATCGTGCCCGAGGACGGCGCGGCAGTGCTCACGGCCGAAGCCGCCCGGCGCCTGGGCGTAAAGGCCGGCGAAGAAGTCGTGGCGCGGGTGACGCGCTCCAGGGGCGGGCGTACGGAGAATGTGGAGGTCCGGCTCAAGGTCGCGGCCGTGCTTGATGCGCGGGCAGGCTCTCTTGCGCGGGTCTATGCGCCTCTTTCGTTCGTGCTCGACGTCGAGGCCTACAAGGAGGGCTACGCGGCCCCGGCGCGCGGCTGGGCCGGAGATACTCCCGAGCCCTTTGCCAGCTTCGACGGGGCCGTGCTCGTGCTGCCCGAACCGCTCTTTCCCATCATCCGGTCGGGGCTGGTCATCAACACCGGATTTGGCCGTATCGCGGACCTGACCCCGGAAGGGGCACGGGAACTGCTCGGATTTTCGCCGCCCCCTGGCCTTGCAATCTACAACCTGCTTTCGCCGGGGACTTCCCTGACCGCCTCAAACCTGCGGGCCATCGAGCAGAAGCTGCGTGGATACACCCGCGTGCTTTTGCCCTATGTCCGTGATGTCGTGGTCAAGCGCGGAGAAGAGGAGCTGCGCCTCGTGGGCCTGTCCCTTGGTGAGGAAGAAGCGCGACTGCTCGGGGTCCCGCCGACGCCGTGGGGCGGATACGCCGGACGGCTGCCCGAGGGGATTCCCGGCGTCCTGTGGCCCGCCGCCCAGGGCGTGCCCGCCGGAGAAACGCCGTCGCTGCGCAGCCAGGGCGTGGCCGAGCTGGAGTTCGATCTGCACGTGCTCGGGGAGACCGCCCTTGAGCATCCGGTGGTGCCGGTGGAGCTTTTGGGAGTGCTGCGCACCGCCACGCAGCGCGCCGTGGCTTTCGATCGCGGCACGGGGCGCTTTGAAATGGCGCGCGGCGGGTATCGGGGCTTTCGGCTCTATGCGCAAGGCATCGACGATGTCCCGGGACTCTACCACCGGCTCAAGGGCCAGGGCATCGAGGTCATTGCCGAAGTGGAGGCCATCGAGCGCATCCAGGTCCTGGACAGGGGGCTTACCCGCCTCTTCTGGCTCATCGCGCTGCTGGGGCTTTTCGGAGGGACGGCGGTGCTGGTGGCCAGTCTGTATGCAGCCGTGGAACGGCGCAGGCGTGATCTTGGGGTGCTCAGACTGCTCGGTTTTGCGCGCAGGCATGTCTTTTTCTTTCCCATCGCACAGGGGCTCATGATCGCCGCGCTGGGCCTTGCGGCCGGATTTGGCGGCTACGCGGCCCTGGCTGCGACCATCAACCATGCCTTTGCCTCCGAGCTTGCTCCGGGCGAGGCTTTTTGCGTCTTGCCGGGGCCGTATGTTCCGGTTTTCTGTCTGACAACCCTCGCCCTGGCGGCTCTTGCCTCTCTGGCAGCCGCGTGGCGGGCGACATGCATTGATCCTGCGGAGGTCATTCGTGAGCAATGA
- a CDS encoding YMGG-like glycine zipper-containing protein, whose amino-acid sequence MKKIAKVLVVMLLVFALLPGCATMSDKNRTQAEGTGVGAVLGGLLGYAVGGGRGAAIGAAAGAGLGFLVGNEIAKRKQAYASTEDFLDAEIANTQEFNKTAIAYNAKLSKDVTTLEKQSKTLRAQYDKGTVDKKVLVAKSDELQKKIDASKKLEDTLDKELEVQTAILADEKKTRPADDQYIVRLQKEVNTLQKNLDKLRDGSTQLAQIDQRLSV is encoded by the coding sequence ATGAAAAAGATAGCGAAGGTGCTTGTTGTGATGCTTCTGGTCTTCGCTCTGTTGCCAGGATGCGCGACCATGTCCGACAAGAACCGTACTCAGGCCGAAGGTACAGGCGTGGGCGCGGTGCTCGGCGGCCTGCTCGGTTATGCCGTGGGCGGCGGACGCGGCGCGGCCATCGGAGCGGCGGCCGGTGCGGGTCTGGGATTTCTGGTCGGCAATGAGATCGCCAAGCGCAAGCAGGCCTATGCCAGCACCGAGGATTTCCTCGATGCCGAGATTGCAAACACCCAGGAGTTCAACAAGACCGCCATCGCCTACAACGCCAAGCTTTCCAAGGACGTGACCACGCTTGAAAAGCAGTCCAAGACCCTGCGCGCCCAGTACGACAAGGGCACCGTGGACAAGAAGGTGCTGGTGGCCAAGAGCGACGAGCTGCAGAAAAAGATCGATGCCAGCAAGAAGCTTGAGGACACTCTGGACAAGGAGCTTGAAGTCCAGACCGCCATCCTGGCCGACGAGAAAAAGACCCGCCCGGCCGATGACCAGTACATCGTGCGTCTGCAAAAAGAAGTGAACACGCTGCAGAAGAACCTGGACAAGCTGCGCGACGGGAGCACCCAGCTGGCCCAGATCGATCAGAGGTTGTCGGTATGA
- a CDS encoding PD40 domain-containing protein encodes MIRRLALTAMVPLMLSGCLLDALYGDLPNTVCMEPAIHSLAGLNSPYDDFNAVAGPPPLKMDAFIAFASNADSKGHHFTIDTGRLRLLQEPYPDRRQSRPPAPQLSVERYGAFSAIPAFHGNVRGPTPLFPLSDPQRMYDEPFPPHMTQSYPLTEEPLPWNGTGELPGGGVWLFDSDHEGRRNLYLVDTAGDVRPFFGNRADSDEAYATYDFKRHELYFSSNRSGKYRIYRYRNHGGSLDFAHWLADPSRAADIEPMAELASPGNTMAPFVHGDNLFMASDRPGSLGGFDLFVSIRSHGDWQVPRNIQKFMPENVQVNTLGNEFRPSILGLGLKNLYDLRVLMFSSDRSGGKGGYDLYVTALPEGALQAGTGESVPGTMNE; translated from the coding sequence ATGATTCGTCGCCTCGCCCTGACCGCAATGGTCCCGCTGATGCTGTCCGGCTGCCTCCTTGACGCCCTGTATGGAGACTTGCCCAACACCGTGTGCATGGAACCGGCCATACATTCCCTAGCCGGATTGAACAGCCCTTATGACGATTTCAATGCCGTGGCCGGGCCGCCGCCGCTGAAGATGGACGCTTTTATCGCTTTTGCCAGCAACGCGGACAGCAAGGGCCATCATTTCACTATCGACACCGGTCGCCTGCGGTTATTGCAGGAACCGTATCCCGATCGCAGACAGTCCCGTCCTCCTGCACCGCAATTGAGCGTGGAGCGCTACGGGGCTTTTTCCGCCATTCCCGCCTTTCACGGCAACGTGCGCGGGCCTACCCCGCTGTTTCCGCTTTCGGATCCGCAGCGCATGTATGATGAGCCTTTTCCGCCGCACATGACCCAAAGTTACCCCCTGACGGAAGAGCCGTTGCCCTGGAACGGCACCGGAGAGCTTCCCGGTGGCGGGGTGTGGCTCTTCGACTCGGATCACGAGGGGCGGCGTAACCTGTATCTGGTCGACACGGCCGGGGATGTGCGCCCCTTCTTCGGCAATCGCGCCGACTCGGACGAAGCCTACGCCACTTACGACTTCAAGCGTCATGAACTGTACTTCAGTTCCAATCGTTCGGGGAAATATCGCATCTACCGATACCGTAATCACGGCGGCAGTCTCGATTTCGCGCACTGGCTGGCGGATCCCTCGCGGGCCGCGGATATCGAACCGATGGCGGAATTGGCCTCTCCCGGCAACACCATGGCACCCTTTGTTCATGGCGATAATCTGTTCATGGCCTCCGATCGCCCGGGCAGCCTGGGCGGGTTTGACCTCTTTGTATCGATCAGATCCCATGGTGATTGGCAAGTGCCCAGAAACATTCAGAAATTCATGCCGGAGAATGTGCAGGTGAACACCCTTGGCAACGAGTTCAGGCCTTCCATTCTCGGTCTTGGGCTCAAGAACCTTTATGATCTGCGGGTGCTCATGTTCTCGTCTGATCGCTCGGGAGGTAAAGGGGGCTACGATCTCTATGTCACGGCTCTGCCCGAAGGGGCCCTGCAGGCCGGGACCGGGGAGTCTGTTCCCGGGACAATGAATGAATAA
- a CDS encoding S41 family peptidase — protein sequence MRIAGLLVLAVTAVFATHAGALCAPLDEIRRILREDALVPPAPEVLEALDEARLPELLKQIDPYARYFPAREYQSPVTGREAWIGIGAELVVRGGEIFLSIYKGGAADLAGVPDRSRLLEIDGRSVAGLEPVAVASALKGEEDTAVRLLLARPDGRQETVTIIREPFKPLDVEPIPPGDRQVLRIREFVAGMTRPALLATIDFLARKGAARDGLLIIDLRDAGGGDLYEAFDIAGLFLPAGTLLGSIQGRGKEVREVRAPSGEKYLMPLALIVGPDTASAAEIFAGALHRQGKAKLVGQRTYGKCSSQTDVRLSDGSVLRYTNRDVLLPGGDSCSGAGLTPDLEMSGATLGNLPMLVQEVEGAFAPK from the coding sequence GTGAGGATTGCCGGTCTACTGGTCCTGGCCGTGACGGCGGTTTTCGCCACTCATGCGGGGGCGCTCTGCGCGCCCCTGGATGAGATCCGCCGGATTCTGCGCGAGGATGCCCTTGTGCCTCCTGCCCCGGAGGTTCTTGAGGCCCTGGACGAGGCCCGTCTGCCGGAGCTTTTGAAGCAGATCGATCCGTATGCGCGGTATTTTCCGGCCCGGGAGTATCAGTCCCCCGTGACCGGACGCGAGGCCTGGATCGGCATCGGCGCTGAGCTTGTCGTGCGTGGAGGCGAAATTTTCCTTTCGATCTACAAGGGCGGGGCGGCGGATCTGGCCGGAGTGCCCGACCGCTCAAGGCTGCTTGAAATCGACGGCAGGAGCGTCGCCGGACTTGAGCCCGTGGCCGTGGCGTCCGCCTTGAAGGGCGAGGAGGACACCGCCGTGCGCCTGCTGCTCGCTCGGCCGGACGGGCGCCAGGAGACGGTCACGATCATCCGCGAGCCTTTCAAGCCTCTTGATGTGGAGCCGATCCCTCCGGGCGACCGGCAGGTGCTGCGCATCCGCGAATTCGTGGCCGGGATGACAAGGCCCGCCCTGCTGGCCACCATCGATTTTCTGGCCCGAAAGGGCGCGGCGCGGGACGGGCTGCTCATCATCGACCTGCGCGACGCAGGGGGCGGTGACCTTTACGAGGCCTTCGATATAGCGGGCCTGTTTCTTCCGGCTGGGACGCTTCTGGGTTCTATCCAGGGGCGCGGCAAGGAAGTTCGCGAAGTACGAGCTCCGTCCGGGGAAAAATACCTCATGCCGTTGGCACTCATCGTGGGGCCGGACACGGCCAGCGCGGCCGAAATTTTCGCCGGGGCATTACACCGGCAGGGCAAGGCGAAGCTCGTGGGCCAGCGCACCTACGGCAAATGCAGCTCCCAGACCGACGTCCGCCTGTCCGACGGTTCGGTCCTGCGCTATACGAACCGGGATGTGCTGCTTCCCGGTGGGGATTCCTGTTCCGGCGCGGGCCTGACCCCGGACTTGGAGATGTCCGGCGCTACGCTTGGGAATCTGCCCATGCTCGTGCAAGAGGTGGAAGGCGCATTCGCCCCGAAATGA
- a CDS encoding ABC transporter ATP-binding protein yields the protein MAEAIAPMIRLDGLVKTRSQSESVFELHVPHFAVRPGQMVAVIGESGCGKSTLLDTLALVMAPTRVERFEITSGEATVPIDVAALWARDDEDGLSALRRDLFGYVLQTGGLLPFLSVRQNICLPARIKGGEITETRVTALADRLGVAGCLDRMPVALSIGQRQRVAILRALAHQPRLVLADEPTAAVDKARARAIMDDMHRLARDEAVAVVVVTHDVDLVMDRADVAYTFDTRQVSEHVTSSLCRPVTEGSP from the coding sequence ATGGCTGAAGCGATCGCGCCCATGATCCGCCTGGACGGGCTCGTCAAGACGCGTTCCCAGAGCGAGAGCGTTTTCGAACTGCACGTGCCGCATTTCGCGGTCCGTCCCGGGCAGATGGTCGCGGTCATCGGCGAGAGCGGCTGCGGCAAGAGCACGCTGCTCGACACGCTCGCCCTGGTCATGGCTCCGACACGGGTCGAGCGCTTCGAGATCACCTCCGGGGAAGCGACGGTTCCCATCGACGTGGCGGCCCTGTGGGCCCGGGACGACGAGGACGGCTTGTCCGCATTGCGTCGCGACCTGTTCGGCTACGTTTTGCAAACCGGAGGCCTGCTGCCTTTTTTGAGCGTGCGGCAGAACATCTGCCTGCCCGCGCGGATCAAAGGCGGCGAGATCACGGAGACCCGGGTGACGGCGCTGGCCGATCGCCTCGGGGTTGCCGGTTGCCTGGACCGGATGCCCGTGGCCCTGTCCATCGGGCAGCGGCAGCGGGTGGCCATCCTGCGCGCCCTGGCGCACCAGCCGCGGCTGGTCCTGGCCGACGAGCCCACGGCGGCCGTGGACAAGGCCCGGGCGCGGGCCATCATGGACGACATGCACCGTCTGGCCCGCGACGAAGCCGTGGCCGTGGTGGTGGTCACCCATGACGTGGATCTGGTCATGGACCGCGCCGATGTCGCCTACACCTTCGATACGCGGCAGGTCTCCGAACATGTCACCAGTTCGCTGTGCAGGCCGGTCACGGAGGGTTCCCCATGA